The Vitis riparia cultivar Riparia Gloire de Montpellier isolate 1030 chromosome 3, EGFV_Vit.rip_1.0, whole genome shotgun sequence genome segment GCCCGCTCCCCGCTTTAAGGCTCTTCACTGCTATTTCCTTGCCATTTGGCAACACCCCTTTGTGTACATACCCGAACCCTCCTTGACCCAATAGATTAGCCTGAGAGAACCCTGCTGTTGCGACGGCTAGCTCATCGTAATTGAAGGTACTCTTGCTGAACCCGAGAGCCAAAGAAGGGTGTGGAGGCGGCAACGGAGGTTGGAAGGGACCAGAGAAATTGGAGCTGCTCATCTCCCCACTCATCATGttgggtggtggtggaggtggtgaCGGCCACCCTACGCCGTGTTGCACACCCATTATTGCACCAGGAGGTGGAGGGAGCTTGGAATTTTGAGGACCGCTGCTCCAATTGCTGTAGTACTGTTCAGCGCCTGCACATACACATAAATTAGTAAAATGCAAAAAATTCAAGTCCATTATCATCTCCGGTCTgcatgatatataaataaataaatacggCAAATAATGTTAAGGGAGATGTGGATTTggattcattaattttaaaaaatataggaaaatcacccttaatttttataaatcaattctacctttatctatttaaaaatattttaaaatatatgcattattttcataaatcaaatatttattttctaaaatgatcttttaaacaattttttttaaaccgattaaaataagaaattgaaaaatataattaaaattaaaaaactttaaatctaaaaatataaaaataaaatattaactttattttttaaatgatactaatagaaaatatagatatttagaaatataatggaagttactattttatttttaaaatttttaagttttttggttttaattataattaacttattttttgttttaattgtatttaatttttaagtattttagttttaattgtattttaaattttttaattttatcgtTGATACcaactaataaaatttttatttaattttattaaagaaaaataagaagataaatatatttatataatacagtattttaaatcattattaattagagaattataaaaattttatttatcacttaagGATTTTGGtatctaatattatttaataaaaaaattataatatatttatttgtaagatatttttgttaaattaatttttttgataattttatttaatattagtattttagaaaataaatatcttatttacgaaaaaatacatatattttaaaataaactattataaaattgaattataagaTTTATAGTTGTTTTCTCAAtgagtcaaaacccacttttttcCGATTCTCATTTGCGGTACTGAAGATGATTCATTGTTTGAAGGTTAAGTTGGATATGCTACCTTTATAATCATGAGGAGGGTCGTGGTAGTATTGTATTTgatcattctttcttttcttctttttgttgcAGCAGCAGAGGAAGATTACCATGACAAAGAGCAGCAACCCCGCACCGGCCACGACTCCTATTATAATCGGCAATTTTGATGATGACGACGACGAAGACGACGGTGGTGGCGGTGGGGTTGATTTGCCATGATTCGAAGGCGGAGACTTGTGTGGCGGTGGCGGGGGCTTGCGTGTTGCTGCATGTGGAGGCGATAGTGAGGAACGCGGTGGAGGCGGGACAAAATTACTGGACGGTGGTGGGGGCGAGGAAGGTGGCGGTGGTGGCGGCGGAGAAGTTGCTGGTCCGGAGGTGTTGTTGGAGGGTGGAGGAGGGGGTGGGGACTTTGAATTTTGCGGAGGGGTGGTGGAGATGAGTTCTTCGGGGGTGGAGCGCCGGGTGGAGGTGGCGATGGCGGTGGCGATGCTAAAGGAGGAGGCGGGGAGGATGAAGATGGGGGAGGTGGCGAAGAATCTGGCGGCGGCGGTGATGATGGTGGTGGGGGAGACGCTGATGATGATGAATCCGGGgaaggaggtggtggtggtgatgctGATGGAGAATCCGGAGGAGCACCTACAGGGGCTGAAGCCATTGGAGAAGGAGTATCTGGCCTGGATTAATTATCTTCAAAAAAGGCCACAAATTCCTCTACACCACTTCTCCAATAAGATTACCCCTAGTGAAGAGTCAGATAAACAAAAATTCAGAAACTCAGCTCCAtcaaaatcaaaaaaaaaaaaaaaaatgtcgtTTGATATGTTGTTGAATCTACTCGCTATTCCTGACATTGGATTGGAAAGGATAAGAGAGAAAGTACCTGCGGTAAAGATGATGATTCTCAAAGAAAACGGGCAAATGCATGTGCCTTGGTAATACTCTCGTTGGACAAGGGTCACCCTGCATTTCCTCCCCTTTCACCTCCTACATAACAGGAAATTTTCCTAGGCCCTGTTTGGATTGTTTGGATTATCCGCTTTGACCACCCAAAAGCCTTTTTTAAATCTCAAAAATAGCTTTTatatgcataattttttttaaaataaaaagcatgtCGTACAAACTTTATTTTACTTGTGTAATTTGAATTTCAAGTTGAAGtacattaataaaatttattttccaccatttatttctatttagaattataaATATGTGACAAGTactttttttaatgatgaaattttctttaatgTGGCATATTCGTaattcttttatctttctttcttaatttgGGAAATTGGGTTGGTGGCTGTAAGGGAAGTTTATTATTGGAGCGGAGGTAGTTTGGGGGCTTACTAATTAAGGGCGAGGGAATTAGAGACCACCCATGTTTCAGCCCGATTGTTATTTGTTACCTGCAAAGTTGCAAATTTGCAATTGGCCCAACGTTTGTCCTCTCTATTCACCACAGGCGCTTATTGACACACGCGTGAAGATTTTTGAAAGTggttaaaaggtttttttttttttttttaaataaaaaataaaaaatattgggaTGTTTAGCAAATTTTTCTAAACCTTTTTTAAAAACCcgaagaatttttttataattttatatcatatattattaaaaaatcgatataaaactttttctttaatattaaaaatactgaATTACTATCGATCacactttaaaatatatacaaataaataaaatgtgagtataaaaagaataatatcattattaaatataaggTCCATCAGGATCCGAAGGAATTAGTTCACATTATATGTATATTTAGGTCTTATTATTTTGTACCAATAAATTAggtaaataatataaaaggagTGTCATCATAAATATGGGCCTTTTTATCAACAATGTAcaatatgaaaagaaattttatattttgatacaCATGAAATTACCTAAAAGGGGTGAATAGGCCGATTATAAATGAATCCTAAGTTTAGTTGTTTTATTCAACTTATTTAATGATGAACAATGTGTTATTAGTCCCATGCATATAAGTATAACTCGAATGGCATAATGAACCGGAAAAAAAACATCTAACAACGTGTTATGTAACACCCCAAGTTAAAGTATAAGGGTAAaatggtaatttaaaaaataaaaataaaataaataattttgagctgtttaaatattcttttgaaaaatcttaatttaaattaatgtatgattcatttaatttttaggtaaaaaaaatttggaaatattaaatatatatgaatatatgtagatttattaataaagataAGAAAAAGTAATGATGGAGTAGGAAAAGtatgaaaattcaaagaaatcGTGTAtcttggatttaaaaaaaaaaatattgattacaagaagaaaaaaaaaaagctaagatGACGTGGCGCTTGGGTACGTAATGAATACGATGGTTATGGttctaaaactttttaaaaatttaatataataataataataatataataggaaaatatatttatttaaataaaaggaataaatttaccttaaacaaataagtaaaaatgaaaagttcttacaaaaaaacttcaaattgaaattgattaataataataataataataataataaggaaaaaatggCACGAAAAACATGTGGAATGTTTGTggagaagagaaaagaataataataaagaagcCAAAGAATGGCCATAGCACATGAAAAGGAGATGCCAATGCCATGGCAATGCAGAGTGGagaatgatagaaaaataataataataatcttgcCTTGAATGAGAAGATGAGGACATATGGCAGTTGCTTTTTTAAGTATGCTAAGATTATAGTTTTATGGAAAGGAGTGAAAAAGTATAATGAACTATTCTTCGCAAACAACAGCACCGATAACAAGGGtataatggaaataaatattttttagagatttaatttaaataaataaggaaaaatgaataaattctTGAAATATAATTTGGAAGGAATATaagttttatgaaaatttgaaaactcactaattaaattattattacttgaggaagttgaaaataatattagtgataaaaatgtttgtcaaattttataattttagagTTATAGTTAATAGTAACAATCGTTTTCTTATGTTATGCTAAGTGATGagaaattaatacaaattttataaaatataatattttatttttatacattattttaaaattatgtaaaatgattttgtttctCTACACTACAATTAAGCAATGTTCTTAATTGCaggaaaaacttgaaaataacTTTGGTGTTTTAGGTTCAATTCAATAGTTCATAAGCCTTTTGTTCTTGCTCTTGTGAGTAACTAATGTTCTACTTTTTCTAGGGGAATTGCTCCATTTTCCTATTTCGTTAGgaattacaaatttttttggtACATCACATTCATGCATTTACGATCCATGTGCTCGTAGCTCTCATTTAATACCAGATAAAACAAACCttggtttttgttttccatGTGATAGACTTGGAAGAGGGATACATGTCAAGTTTAGCTTGGGATCATGTCTTCTTAGGGCTACTCTAGATGTATAATTTCAATAgtaatatttcatattaattagaaaatgcACTGAGATGTTTAGGGGAGTATAAGTGATAAAGGGGTGTTAACTCATATCATGGGAAGAAACTTTGCGCAAAGTTCCATTACTATTAATGGGTGGCTCCCCGATTTCTCACGGGCACAGACATCCCATGTAATGAATCCAATACGCTTGtgtataaaaaatacatttgataatctttaattatttacaataaaaaacggggatattatgtttttgtaaatttaaataaatgaaataaaaagttattaacTTTGACTTGTTTGACCCTAGTTAATTGTTATAATTGTTAACCTTTACATAACTAAATGCATCTAACTCCTTAAAGTCTTATACTATTAGCAACTATATTCCATTTTTCACACCCCAACACAATATTCCCTCATACTTTTTAGTAAATTATTTGAAACCCTTATTGAAGTTTTAAGGTCAAAATCTTCGACATTTGTAGAGTTGAATAGTGCTTTCAAGAATTAATACTATAGGGTTAAAGTTTGTAGAGTTTAAGAGATGGgagttaaagttttgaaaaatgactaTACTATAGGGTTTTTGagtgaaacaatttttaataaaacatgcCCATTTATACTTAAAAAACCATAAGAATTATAGAgagtttctaattttaaaacattcaaaGAACTAGTTTTTTTACCTAAAAACGAAGTGACAAACTCAAACCATGTTCCGAAAATTTGAAACCTCGGGGTGATTAGGGGTTGTTGAATGTATGaaacttttgatttttcaatttatccCTCTTTTCTCTAggatttttaatctatttttatgtGTTAGTCATTTCATAAATTATCAATCGATGCACACTTACTAGGAATGGCAATTTCATGGGTCAATCTGATCACCCGTCCTGCCCCGCCCTTATTGGGACGGGTATGGGATAAATTAATCGGATATGGGACGggtatgagaaagttttgtgaAACCCGAATCAGGTTCAGGGCGGGTATGGGTTTGTAGATACCCACCCCTCCCTGCCCCGAAATTATAATTACCAACATTCATAGAGACTCTGGGTTTGAATATGATTCTGATATGATCTAGTGGGTAAGAAGAGAAATGGGGTTTGGGGAAAATGAAGAGTCAGTGGTGGGGTTGCCCAACAAATCCATTTTCAAATACAATTCCCCATTGGTTTAGGTCTGTTTGATTGGCTTGGTATGCTTCTGCTGTCCAGGCATGTTCAACGCCCTCTCCGGGATGGGGGAAGGTGGGCAGGTGGACGCCACCGCCGCCAATAACGCCAACACCGCCCTCTACACCACCTTCGCCATCTTCGACGTCTTGGGTGGTGGCATCTACAACATCCTCGACCCTCATTTCACCCTATTCGCTGGTTGCTTAACATACGTCCTCTACGCCGACTCTTTCCTTTACTACAACCACTACCAGCACCAAGGCTTCGCCATTGTCGTCGGCGCCATCCTCGGAATCGGAGTAGGACTGCTCTGGGCGGGGCAGGGAGCTATCATGACGTCGTACCCCCCACCGGGGAGGAAGGGTTCATACATATCGCTGTTTTGGAGTATCTTCAATATGGGGGGCGTCATCGGCAGGCTCATCCCCTTCATTCTGAACTACAACCGGAGCGAGGCTACGTTCGTGAACGATGATACTTACATTGGGTTTATGTGCTTCATGTTCGCCGACATCGTCCTCATGCTGGCAATCCTGCACTTGAGCTACGTGGTTCGGGACGACGACAACCACTATACCAACATCAAGTACTCCGATGTGTCGACGGAGACCGTCGAGATTCTAAAGCTGTTCCGGAATTGGAAGATGCTGCTGATGGTCTCAGCGgaccccgccccgccccgaaaACACATTTGGTATGGGGATGGGATCCCATTAACCCGCCTAGCCTTGGGtatgggacggggatgggaaaGAGATTTATCTAATTGGGACGAGAATGGGGTAAGGGTGGCCCCGCCCAAACCCACCCCATTGCCAATCCTAACACTTAccttgaatttgatttcttcGAACtaacttaaatctaaatatgttgaaattagaaattatctAGAAACATATAAGACTTTAAAGAAAGTAAGTCATGTCTCATAtgtaagaaattaaaaaaaaaaatcaattaaataaaatacatcaacacaatttaagaaattaataatgatttagTTAGACCccttatataaattatataaatacattttaaaattattagactttTTTCTCGAGAAAATAATACGGTAGTgtgttattttaattatgaaagcgATACTATAATAGATggtttcttttaattatataaacatgttttaaaggaGTACACAATATGAATAGAGTGAGTTGTAATATCGTAAATCGTGCTTGACTATTAACTTTGTATATTTCCACtcaattacaaaataaatatgaagaaacTTTATAATAAAGATAATGAAATTCATTCCACCACCACgtaaataattcaataaagtTTCTTTGTAAGAGTCAActtttccaagtttttttttatattttattttattttttaattttagtattttttaattttttgtataatttctcTAGATTCATGATTTGTTAGAAGTCATTTTGTAAGGTGaatgatattaattttgaaaaaaaaaaaatattattacgTAAATGGAGggcaattaattaaaaaaatgggacAGTCAGGAACTAAGGATAAAGAAGTAACCAGAAACAAACAGAAGGAAGGATCAAGATTCAGAAGAGGGGGCGAGTAGAGAGAGGGGGGAGTACAGGTAAGCCCAGCGAAACAACTATTTAGAGACATACAGCTGTTTATGATTCAGTCAATCAAACGCTAAACGCTACTCCTTCCTTCTCTATCATCCTTCTGCTTTTTTCTCTCTAGATCCATCGAATTCTCTGTCCCGACTCCCTACAATGCCTTCTCGCAGGAGAACGCTTCTCAAGGTCATCATCCTCGGCGATAGCGGTGTgtacatatattttttgtttttgtttttgttttttttttttgtgcttctAGGAGATTTTGGATTTGCGGATCTTTCTAGATCGTTCTAGGCGGAGGTTCATTTGAAACCCTAGGGGATTTTTCTGGTTGGTGAGGAACAGTAGGAAAGGGAAAggtattggaatttttggagttttttgaGCTTTGGGATTTTAATTTTGGGTTTTGAATTGTTTGGGATCTCTTTGGgacaaaaaatttcccatggatGATTCGGATGTTTGGTTTGGTTGTGGtggatttgttttgttttatggGTGGGAAACCAAGGAAAAGTAGTGAGATTCGGAATATAATTTCGTTTTTTTCCCTcgtttttctcagcaaccaagctGAGGATTAGATGAATCTGGATTACTTGTTGAGTTTATGTAGTTTTGCATATTGACTTGAATTTCTCGGAGATGTTCTAGGGAATATGGTTTGAATCTGTctcttgtttgtttttaatttagtcTGTTTGGGATTTTACAGGGTGGGGAAGACCTCTTTGATGAACCAGTATCCTTTGGGGCTCCTTTATTGGACTGAAATTTCATGAGTTTAAAGTTCATGTTGGTTGTCAGTGAAGCTAATACATCTAATaccattatttcaaataatgtGATTTCTCCATGAAAAAGGACATTTGGTTTTGGTGTGTTTGCCTTGAGAATTTGATTTTAGATATGTGAATAAGAAGTTTAGCAATCAATACAAGGCAACTATCGGAGCTGATTTTTTGACGAAGGAAGTGCAGTTCGAAGATAGGCTCTTCACTTTACAGGTTAGTGATAATTTTGAGTTTCTTGCTCAACTGGCAAAAACTTGTAAGCTTATTGTATGTGGGGGCGTGTGTTCCAAAATTCGATGTGCTTGATTTGGCCTTTTCAGTTGGTTTTTATGTCTTTGTTTTGGAATTGCTTATCTGATCTTTACTTAGGTTTAAAAGCTTTACATtggcttctttttttcttgtttgaataaaaaaaaaagagtgccTTGTTCCATGAAGTAATTTAGGCAATGCTTTTAAAATCTCTTACCCCATTTTCAATTTCGCTTATCGTCACtgcatttttttaatgagattatATCATCCTATTATCATATGTTTCTctgttaaaagaaaaagaaaaaagaaatgtgaATGAAGTTTCAGAAAATGAAGAGTGAATTACTTgtgattgtttttgtttttctcacccttaattaaattgaagttcatccagattttatattttaaaattgtcatAGATTTCAATTACGACTTTAGCTTGTGGGTTATCTTTTTGCCTAGCATTTGGGGGGAGGGGGCATACAATTTTTAGTCcttcattttaattttgagaaaacaatTTATAAGCTTAATttgtcacaattttttttttaattatcctcAATTTATTGTATGTTTACCACATGATATTGACCAGATTATATTCATTCTTTAAGTGATGTTTTGCGGTTAATGCTAAACATGCAGATCcgaaaaataatttgttgatgtCATCCCCTGGTGATAAGGATTTTATATACTGTAATGGTTTAATGAAGAGTAAAAGggtaaaataaaggaaaactaACAAAATAGATTAAAGTTTTTGTTACCTGGCTGTCCCAATGTATAAGCACTCATGGTGAGCATAGACTTCTAATAATATGCCATGTGCGGAGTAAAGGTGGTGGAGCACCCCACTTGATTCTTGAGTGTCAGATGTGGCATATTAATTTTTGGATTGGAGGAGTTTGCCAAACTCATCTACATGAGAAGCATTCATGAAATTTGACTGCTGCTCTTCCTCAAAGACAGGCCAGTTGTATTAATCAGGAAATTATTGTTAAGTTAGTTTTGCCAAAATTGTGTGTCACATTATTCTTGCATGTGTGGACCATCTCTAGGCGGCCCATGTATACAtcctgtgtactttggtgcgctCTTGGAGCTTTTAATGTATCTTTTGTTTCCGTATGTAAAGAAAGGATGCTCTTGCATGTGTGGAGGCAAGCATTTATCCTTTGTTGTTAGTTCCATCAGAATGTTTATAGTCATTACCATTCCAACACAAATAAGTCTAGTTATATTATTGCTACATCATGCATATTTAGGCTGCTGTTGTACAAAATCccttaattttcatttgttattgGACAACATGTCATTATTTGATTGTGTAATGATTCTGTAAGCATAGTCATCAATGTTTGCATGCCCTTGATGTAAGCATGGCATTATCAGGCAGAATTCATTTGCTTGACAACTAATTGTTTTGTAATGAAGTGCAAGTTGGATATGTTTTCTATAGTTAGCACCATAAGGTTTTTTAACTTGCCACCTGTTCCCGTAGACTTGGTATGATATTTGGCACTCTTAGGTGgccaaatatttaaaagattaattttgTTCTCTATATCAAAAGTGTTTTATACCCTTTTCATAGAAGCCCCATTAAGAGTCTTTGGGCAACTCAAGAGAGATTGCGCCTTGATTGCATGAATTATGACTATATAACCAATGAGTTAGGTCTCCCTATCTGCATATACTTATCTTGGACGAGGTTCATGGCAAGCCCCAGCTCaggttttcacatccattttcACAAGGTTGATGTCAGGGTGAGATCCAGTtgtatcataatataaaatctAGACCAAATAATTGGGATAAGGATGTTTCTGGTTCTTAGTATTTGGTACCATTAAATTCTGGGTATGTCTTTCTGAGTTTTTACTTGGGTAACATGCTAACACTTTTTGCGCTAAAATCTAGTCCACTTCCTTTCGTTTTGGCAGATCTGGGATACAGCTGGCCAGGAAAGATTCCAAAGTCTAGGTGTTGCTTTCTACCGTGGTGCTGATTGCTGTGTTCTTGTATATGATGTTAATGTGATGAAGTCATTTGACAATCTAAACAATTGGAGGGAAGAATTTCTCATTCAGGTAGTTCTTATGTTCTTTTAGTATATTTTACTTTTGGCCACAGAAGAGGGCTACTACGATGAAACCTCTTTTTGGAACATGCATGTCACTATGAGTTCTTGTTCCTTCACTGCTGGTTAGGAATGCTCATTGGTGATGTTGTTACTTTCTTTTTTGATAGCATCTATCTCTGGGTTGTTTCATTGTTTGTTTGGCTTTGTAGTGTGTTCTTCTTTTGGGTCCTTATCAACAGtataataataagtttaatGCATGATATTTTCATTCTCAAAAAGAATTTAGAGTTGCTCATGGCAGTGGATAAATTTTGTAACAATACAAGGTTAACTGCTTCACTTGAGAATGATGTTGAATAGGGTTAACTAGAATAATGTCCTTAGGCATTTATCTATGATTTGTTAATTAGAAAAGTTGGAAGTTGTGCTGATGATTTGGAGGTTCTTCTGCAGGCAAGTCCTTCAGATCCAGAAAATTTCCCTTTTGTTGTTCTAGGAAACAAGGTTGATGTGGATGGTGGAAACAGCAGGGTGGTATGTCTTGGAATTCATTGTTAGGGtgctataaatttatttgttatatgATGTGATTCTCTGTTGCTTTTGAAATCAACATGCTTTTCTTTTGTGGACTACTCCAGGTTTCAGACAAAAAAGCTCGAGCTTGGTGTGCCTCAAAAGGAAATATTCCATACTTTGAGACCTCTGCCAAAGAGGGTATCAACGTTGAAGAAGCCTTCCAGTGCATAGCAAAGAATGCCCTCAAGACTGGGGAAGAGGAAGAGATGTAAGCTCAAAAGATAAACTCTCTCTCAACACACTTAACTCAAATATCCTATAATTTTCATTAGTTTGTTTTACAGAAAGATTAGGAGAAACAAACTGGCTTTACCTTCGTAGCTTCAAAAACAACCACAAACTTATGCAAGTAATATAAAACCAGCAATCCAACGGTTCCATCAGTTAAATTATAAAACCAACAATCAAcaaactctctctctttctctctctccaggGCATTAAGCAGCTGGGGAGGGTGGGTTATGTGTATCCTTCCAGGGGTATCATGAGTTGATTTCTTTGGATGATAGAAAGTATCGACCTAAACTTTGTTACAattattttcaactaaaattagAAGAATGACCTATAAATAAGATGTCGGTGTGGGTTATCTCTTGAGCAAGCTTCCTTGATGTGTCCATGAGGACTTTGCAGTACCTTCAATTGCCTCTTATGTTTATTCTGCACTCAACtgtttgaaatattatatatattcaatatgtAATCATCCTTTGTATCAACTACATGCGAAACTAACACTAATTTTCTTCTATGTTGCCCTGTGTGTTATGAAGATACTTGCCTGACACCATTGATGTTGGAAGCAGCAGCCAGCAAAGGTCAAGTGGATGTGAATGCTAAACATATTGCCTTATCTTTCAGAACAATATGAGAATCTTGAGAAGTACAACAAACAATTTGGCTCCTTACTGCCGTTTCATTTGTTTATCTGACGCTGCACTTGTACATTAGTGTTGGCATGGGAGGAAAAACTCTGTGGTCTTAATAGTGTCGGTTGGTCTTGGTCTTGGGTGTTGATTGCTTTCTGTATCGCATCTGCTTTCATTTGATAGGAGttacatttttatttgttttcaggCACCATTCCATTATTGTTGACTGTTAAGATCGTCGTATTATTCTAACGATTTAAGGTGTTCCTTGTCAAATACTGAGATTTGGTTTTTGAATATGTATTATTgtcaagatcaagtgtcttttATTGGGTTGCTTATATTGACATGTGAGGTTTCTGGCCTCTCTAGCGTTACCGCTTTAAGCTGTTACTGAGGAAGATGCAGGGCCGGTTGAGACTGATTATGATAAAAGTGACATGTAGGACCAGTGTAAGTGTGATTCCGGTAAAATTGATATTTCAGCTCTAGTGTTGTCAATAGTACTACTAGTAGAAAAGCTTTGTGGGAACGGGtctatgaaaaaagaaaatctcttttatttgtttattttatgcTTTAAACTTGCCGGGTCTTTGAAGAGAgaacttctttctttttgttccgTTTCATTCATAGGCCCGTGGACCTGTCAATTTCTCTCTCCccttttctaatttatttggGTTTAATCATGAGACAATCGACCTCAAGATCTTTCAATGCATCTTATTTCACAAAGATTTAATGGATCACatatttatgtaaattttcaaaGTTACAAGAAGAGAGGCACtcggattttttattttttatttttccaaatatgaCTCAGATTAACTTCTAGCAAACACCAAATCAAAGCTAGACTATGACATGGAAATTTTAAACCATGGGCATCCAAATGAAGCCTCTACTTTTCAACATTGAAGCTTCTAAGGTGTTTGGACAAGGTCAAAGAAAAAGATACAGATCTTTGAAAGGACAAATTTAACCCCCTTAGCAGCTGAGGGCTATTTAAGTTACCAAACTACTTTCCCTCGAATTTCCATCACAAACAAGGCTTTCGCTTTTTGCTTCAAAGGGGGCCAGCAAGGGAAGGATGCCAATGAGCATCAATCCGCTCTTCCCATAATGATGCAGAAGAGGAGATGAGAATAGGTTTCAGGCCTGCAAAAATCCTACACAGGTAGCTGTCGGGCTCTTCAACtcaaacttgagcaatagcttTCCAAGATTTggctgaataaaaaaatgaagcacCCCAAGTGTCAGAGTTaagagaaaaggggaaaaatatCACCCCGCATCACTCgctaaataaaatatgagacaaaataataacatgtttaGACTGTCCTCCAGAAATGGTATCATTCTGGCAGCTAATGAAGTCTCTGCACTCCCATAGAGTGCAATGAAATCTCCCTCGCTCCACCTTGTTTTCCATCTAATTTTCACGTTGAACTAGAGATGTCTTAAGTTTACAAGTTCACAACACTAACTTCTGCATAAGAAATCTCATCCTCTCAAAGCCCTTCTTTGGCAAACCCAAAGAAGG includes the following:
- the LOC117911612 gene encoding proline-rich receptor-like protein kinase PERK4; amino-acid sequence: IQARYSFSNGFSPCRCSSGFSISITTTTSFPGFIIISVSPTTIITAAARFFATSPIFILPASSFSIATAIATSTRRSTPEELISTTPPQNSKSPPPPPPSNNTSGPATSPPPPPPPSSPPPPSSNFVPPPPRSSLSPPHAATRKPPPPPHKSPPSNHGKSTPPPPPSSSSSSSSKLPIIIGVVAGAGLLLFVMVIFLCCCNKKKKRKNDQIQYYHDPPHDYKGAEQYYSNWSSGPQNSKLPPPPGAIMGVQHGVGWPSPPPPPPNMMSGEMSSSNFSGPFQPPLPPPHPSLALGFSKSTFNYDELAVATAGFSQANLLGQGGFGYVHKGVLPNGKEIAVKSLKAGSGQGEREFQAEVEIISRVHHRHLVSLVGYCIAGSQRMLVYEFVPNNTLEYHLHGKGRPTMEWSTRLKIAMGSAKGLAYLHEDCHPRIIHRDIKTANILLDFNFEAKVADFGLAKLSSDTNTHVSTRIMGTFGYLAPEYASSGKLTEKSDVFSFGVMLLELITGKRPVEADMEDSLVDWARPILLRALEDGNYEELVDPRLEKNYKPQEMVRLIACAAACIRHSARRRPKMSQTVRALEGDVSLDDLNEGVKPGQSSVFGSDGSTDYDKGSYNADMKKFRRMALSSQDYESSTEYGFTSDYGNNEASSSASGDSLELGQRRASRRT
- the LOC117911613 gene encoding UNC93-like protein 1; translated protein: MAISWVNLITRPAPPLLGRVWDKLIGYGTGMRKFCETRIRFRAGMFNALSGMGEGGQVDATAANNANTALYTTFAIFDVLGGGIYNILDPHFTLFAGCLTYVLYADSFLYYNHYQHQGFAIVVGAILGIGVGLLWAGQGAIMTSYPPPGRKGSYISLFWSIFNMGGVIGRLIPFILNYNRSEATFVNDDTYIGFMCFMFADIVLMLAILHLSYVVRDDDNHYTNIKYSDVSTETVEILKLFRNWKMLLMVSADPAPPRKHIWYGDGIPLTRLALGMGRGWERDLSNWDENGVRVAPPKPTPLPILTLTLNLISSN
- the LOC117911311 gene encoding ras-related protein Rab7, with the translated sequence MPSRRRTLLKVIILGDSGVGKTSLMNQYVNKKFSNQYKATIGADFLTKEVQFEDRLFTLQIWDTAGQERFQSLGVAFYRGADCCVLVYDVNVMKSFDNLNNWREEFLIQASPSDPENFPFVVLGNKVDVDGGNSRVVSDKKARAWCASKGNIPYFETSAKEGINVEEAFQCIAKNALKTGEEEEIYLPDTIDVGSSSQQRSSGCEC